Proteins co-encoded in one Neodiprion lecontei isolate iyNeoLeco1 chromosome 3, iyNeoLeco1.1, whole genome shotgun sequence genomic window:
- the LOC107227074 gene encoding serine-rich adhesin for platelets-like isoform X3 yields MEALLPSEIARLVFGYLEDQKCNEAARSFLEASPHLHECRTAVLNGRRFTTRVNGYTLTDIFDKFSAAHLLVQERLNKVADCEQVKRCGDLLDQLRFLIGGSRGQRFVASSQTYGGSPLITSSIRKRYHSASDRDRSRRCPKPLHQLSENQTEPVSSQLRCETVEATPLESLPGHTYLSSVPHQPEPSTSHDSDGVYCTSTKNEYTDRPPLGDFSSLTTQMCHDTRLSNQGMEQETSIQTTGGRLEKCSSGLEDVTDITDLRRTDNEENKNLMLGGKTMATSTDELTTYSSIEVQTTPYALSESESNELDDEPIENLSLLTKELLNRTELQERIAENINKAILPIEMPSKDESICESMSGEMNTSIMAELNNAIKSIVVATETDPVFENFLDEIIGPNVDTDTSPDEEHDFRVSLEHETNSRIQTEPSNTAVVDMELEEVTSVVSTKSTSSNGITELPLKHRLRSSSRQQNSKPEDERDRTKDVERVDNALEDHNAEAIRSIINANIVGNKQMSDKGPAVGNAIAAKPAVAIQSTDLSQPVSIPPTSQIADSTEVVENDLTSHKSSEEPAVKNLICPNSNSELNGNQINLISEQEMMAMPTLILCSAAEVCNSIKAENLSSSQSTVSYPEPRFVPIAPKGPDNLEPMLPLYLRAVHVPIQVQSKIQPEVATKVEKMITNPPSSSQVSRANTKCNRKMMKKKKNLKPAIVPTNTAVESKTLSVTNTEQTSSAEVESITLYANDNSFGTLIENAGNMPMINLDDTMALTGTGFSPYLKFHDNKNITSTSNVSSAKLTNDVPIEQLDVDIKVDESKVLPHTENILFARNTPKSLLRNRSRNNRLSMSTPRRRSNHIRALDFNTPKKSSSSEQKTGSDKSVQFSPKSSKRIRSACRTSLFKSPPFSGSVTMSQKIKTPVKDQQPCKVPIATRSPAPKLLGGWDKYTGVGMILGGTSPHPSSSSTSVEHDEPPSYSQAKSSSCTVKKSWDADLRQVLQDYQQPSCSTLLVKKGPVKVKSRVGKSCSAGRKENASKSEGSENAEQSKHGVIMDRNESKFIVKRGVNSFDEVISDVVADVSPSVANKEISLHEKRSALNTNVELVVQTDAQIVTSELRHEHALKDEMESSEGFDVSKTKEKLSVKKYAILKTLETKISKHKYNREIESTTLCPNDSSQKKSECLKVSPETHSLTTHILQMCDLETPRKGDISPGIPPTPRMLSPSSITITPFTNRTQESSKVPGIISTPDFPPTPNIRLTPKTMEEITIDAIKKGEFGTCSPYYEPSTEQPNIVDNVFSSLNTTKKSGSEVVPVAPSMKTDPDDMLNSGVDNDFIRSTLKRKPEITQFEVIKENLSKEEADKELKISTNSTSTEVLLPELIYATPINIQEQIEDENVFERSPQNQSTDSTSLNESSKSSSSGTSSSSSTSSSCSCSSFATTSTPFKSVTKCKTKSNACDTSTDSSAKNQPDVLNTHDLISKLSPITVNNGVAAVESYKNLFEMQNTSSLEKGETSPLKVLLLNKTQEEVDASTKETPLKDKALLSEANISETPSSSKSGVENLTNLKSKLSTLDNSGYEDSSKQNQVVNKTHIHPFTRLKPKIISVQHFLPDVSLALKPPLLSEIVSNTTQPSNSQVSSSSVTLDCKLGMHLEEKRLRLMAKLKSNPQTKIAPNRVRFKQVNLNAKMNTKEKHTIATFSTYEQRKSSTQTMSDNPATKQVIQIQKKTNPNATNSSRASSKRISENESNEGAQLTQSKEASVKLISEDCKQKKCDAAQSGTKKSSNMNTHKSSTIRKKDCNAPLKSRKSIRRIRNRQVLQETAKVECDSKICDAMRNEDPLTVGLTTLDYDTSQPMSYTELNEDLGATSKIIDPRHSTELIAIVSQKCETIFEKDSDDKNDEECPVENITIPVKKSQTVQLSKVDQIRRDLFSDEENSDQRTTRSKTRQLSDTQKSEPSMPVYSAQSEPKICEIVPKKSKEELTNVLECLKLVPANKTETIGNTGNSSQLHINELGEYQFFHTDSVSIKKKRTKFRSSSLEYIISRYLDDDNGTECQKVMTSTAYEEIFNHSPRPKKRVVAKKLKIKNSKSTKEEALKPTSTLGTKFENDIIETSVVLSSSVKLKTAPSKVKKNATKTQTKSLMLTKKDDETEHEDGNPDSEKLKISDSVEDQPIEKKRRIADPQSLLKKLDLDLFLTSVHGPVGQ; encoded by the exons ATGGAGGCTCTACTGCCATCGGAAATTGCAAGACTGGTTTTCG GATACCTTGAAGACCAAAAATGCAATGAGGCTGCCAGATCGTTTTTGGAAGCCTCTCCACACCTGCATGAATGTCGCACTGCTGTATTAAACGGCAGACGGTTCACCACCCGTGTCAACGGATATACACTTACtgatatatttgataaattttctgcTGCTCATTTATTAG TGCAGGAGAGATTGAATAAAGTTGCGGATTGTGAGCAGGTCAAACGATGTGGCGATTTGCTGGACCAGTTGCGATTTCTGATTGGAGGATCTCGAGGACAACGTTTTGTA GCGAGTTCTCAAACTTATGGCGGATCTCCATTAATAACTAGTAGTATACGTAAAAGGTATCACAGTGCCAGTGATAGAGACCGTTCTAGGCGTTGCCCAAAACCGCTACATCAACTAAGTGAAAACCAGACCGAGCCAGTAAGCAGTCAGT tacGTTGCGAAACAGTAGAAGCTACTCCACTGGAAAGCTTACCTGGTCATACATATTTGAGCAGCGTACCCCATCAGCCTGAGCCGTCTACTAGCCATGACAGTGATGGCGTTTACTGCACTTCAACAAAAAATGAGTACACTGATCGCCCTCCTTTGGgtgatttttcatctcttaCGACACAGATGTGTCACGATACGAGATTGTCCAACCAGGGAATGGAGCAGGAAACTTCGA TACAAACTACAGGTGGAAGACTGGAGAAATGCAGTTCAGGTTTGGAAGATGTAACAGATATAACGGATTTGAGGCGGACAGATAATGAGGAAAACAAGAACTTAATGCTCGGAGGAAAAACGATGGCTACTAGTACCGATGAATTGACCACGTACTCCAGCATTGAAGTACAAACCACTCCCTACGCCCTCTCGGAATCAGAGTCAAATGAGCTGGACGATGAgccaattgaaaatttaagc TTACTGACCAAAGAACTACTTAATCGGACGGAATTGCAAGAAAGAATAgctgaaaatataaacaaagCAATACTTCCCATAGAAATGCCTTCTAAGGATGAAAGCATTTGTGAGTCTATGAGTGGCGAGATGAACACCTCGATCATGGCTGAGCTGAATAATGCAATTAAATCCATAGTTGTAGCGACAGAAACGGATccagtatttgaaaattttttggacgaGATCATAGGACCAAATGTGGATACCGATACCAGTCCAGATGAAGAGCATGACTTCAGAGTTAGTTTGGAACATGAAACAAATTCTAG AATTCAGACAGAACCATCTAATACCGCTGTAGTTGACATGGAACTGGAAGAAGTAACTTCAGTAGTATCCACTAAAAGTACGAGTTCAAATGGCATAACGGAGTTACCTTTGAAGCACAGATTACGTAGTTCATCTCGACAACAGAATAGTAAGCCGGAGGACGAAAGAGACAGAACAAAAGACGTTGAAAGAGTTGACAATGCTCTTGAAGATCATAACGCTGAAGCTATTCGGAGTATTATTAATGCAAACATTGTTGGAAATAAACAAATGTCAGACAAAGGTCCTGCAGTCGGGAATGCTATAGCAGCAAAGCCTGCTGTGGCTATCCAGTCCACTGACTTGTCGCAACCTGTATCAATTCCTCCTACAAGTCAGATCGCAGACAGTACTGAAGTAGTGGAAAATGATCTTACAAGCCACAAAAGTAGTGAGGAACCAGCCGTTAAAAACCTCATTTGTCCAAATTCTAATTCTGAGCTAAATGGCAATCAGATTAATCTCATCAGTGAACAAGAAATGATGGCGATGCCTACATTAATTCTTTGTTCTGCAGCAGAAGTGTGCAATAGTATTAAAGCAGAAAATCTGt CCTCATCCCAGTCAACTGTGTCTTACCCTGAACCTCGATTCGTTCCCATTGCCCCAAAAG GACCTGACAATTTGGAGCCAATGTTGCCGTTGTATCTTAGAGCTGTACATGTTCCAATACAAGTTCAATCGAAGATTCAACCTGAAGTCGCTACCAAAGTAGAGAAAATGATAACGAATCCTCCATCGTCATCACAGGTATCAAGAGCTAATACAAAGTGTAATcgcaaaatgatgaaaaaaaagaaaaatcttaaGCCTGCTATTGTACCGACAAATACCGCCGTAGAGTCTAAAACTTTGTCGGTTACGAACACAGAACAGACTAGTTCTGCAGAAGTTGAGTCTATAACACTTTATGCAAATGACAATAGCTTTGGAACACTGATTGAAAATGCTGGGAATATGCCAATGATAAATCTTGATGATACAATGGCCTTAACTGGTACCGGTTTCTCTCCCTATCTAAAATTCCACGATAACAAAAATATCACATCAACATCCAACGTATCATCAGCAAAACTGACCAATGATGTTCCGATTGAACAATTAGATGTGGATATCAAGGTTGACGAATCTAAAGTATTGCCTCATacggaaaatattttatttgctCGGAACACTCCAAAGTCATTGTTAAGAAATAGGTCCAGAAATAACAGATTAAGCATGTCAACCCCTCGAAGGCGAAGCAATCACATAAGAGCACTGGATTTTAACACCccaaaaaaatcatcaagtTCTGAGCAGAAGACAGGCAGCGACAAAAGTGTACAATTTTCTCCAAAATCGTCTAAACGTATAAGGTCAGCTTGTAGAACAAGCCTCTTCAAGTCTCCACCTTTTTCTGGTTCGGTAACGATGtcacagaaaataaaaacaccaGTGAAAGATCAGCAGCCATGTAAAGTACCAATTGCTACCAGAAGCCCTGCTCCAAAGTTACTCGGAGGCTGGGATAAGTACACTGGCGTTGGAATGATCCTTGGCGGCACATCTCCACATCCCAGTTCTTCGTCGACATCCGTCGAACACGATGAACCACCATCCTATTCTCAAGCAAAATCCTCGTCATgtactgtgaaaaaaagttgggATGCCGATCTTAGGCAAGTTTTACAGGACTATCAACAACCTTCGTGTTCAACATTGCTAGTGAAAAAGGGACCTGTAAAAGTGAAAAGTAGAGTTGGGAAAAGCTGCAGCGCAGGTAGAAAGGAAAATGCTTCAAAATCTGAAGGAAGTGAAAATGCTGAGCAGTCTAAGCATGGCGTAATAATGGACCGGaatgaatcgaaatttattgtaaaacgGGGTGTGAATAGTTTTGACGAAGTTATATCTGATGTAGTTGCGGATGTTAGTCCTTCAGTAGCAAACAAAGAGATATCACTGCATGAAAAGCGCTCTGCTTTAAATACAAATGTCGAATTAGTCGTGCAAACCGATGCACAGATCGTTACCTCCGAATTACGGCATGAACATGCTCTTAAAGATGAGATGGAATCCTCTGAAGGCTTCGATGTGagtaaaacgaaagaaaaactgaGTGTTAAAAAGTATGCTATATTAAAAACtttggaaacaaaaatttcaaaacacaaGTACAATCGTGAAATCGAAAGCACAACTTTATGCCCTAATGACTCTAGCCAAAAGAAAAGTGAATGTTTGAAAGTTTCTCCTGAAACTCATAGTTTAACAACTCACATATTGCAAATGTGTGATTTAGAAACTCCAAGAAAAGGCGATATTTCTCCTGGTATTCCTCCCACTCCAAGAATGCTCAGTCCAAGTAGCATTACTATAACTCCATTTACGAACAGGACCCAGGAATCAAGCAAAGTTCCAGGTATCATTAGTACGCCGGATTTTCCACCGACTCCAAACATAAGGCTAACGCCAAAAACAATGGAAGAAATCACGATTGATGCAATCAAGAAAGGAGAGTTTGGAACATGTTCGCCTTATTATGAACCGAGTACAGAACAGCCGAATATTGTAGATAACGTGTTCAGTAGCCTAAATACCACGAAAAAAAGTGGGTCCGAAGTTGTACCTGTTGCACCGTCCATGAAAACGGACCCTGATGATATGCTCAATAGTGGGGTggataatgattttataagAAGTACTTTAAAGCGTAAACCAGAAATAACACAGTTTGAAGTAATAAaggaaaatttgtcaaaagaAGAAGCTGACAAAGAGTTGAAGATATCGACAAATTCTACAAGTACTGAAGTACTATTACCTGAATTGATCTATGCGACACCTATTAATATTCAAGAACagattgaagatgaaaatgtttttgaaCGGTCCCCACAAAATCAGAGTACTGATTCCACAAGTCTAAATGAATCGAGCAAATCGTCATCATCTGGCACTAGTTCATCTTCATCAACGTCATCATCATGTAGTTGCTCCAGTTTTGCGACTACATCTACGCCATTCAAGTCGGTAacaaaatgtaaaacaaaatctaACGCGTGCGATACCAGCACTGACTCTAGTGCCAAAAATCAACCCGATGTACTGAATACTCACGATTTAATAAGTAAACTTTCTCCCATAACTGTAAACAACGGCGTTGCTGCAGTAGAAAGTTACAAAAATCTCTTTGAAATGCAAAATACTTCGTCATTAGAGAAAGGAGAAACATCACCTTTAAAAGTACTGTTACTGAATAAGACTCAGGAGGAGGTAGATGCTTCAACAAAGGAAACACCGCTTAAAGATAAGGCACTACTGTCCGAGGCTAATATTTCGGAAACTCCTAGTAGCTCTAAATCTGGAGTAGAAAATTTAACCAATTTAAAGTCAAAACTTTCTACTTTGGACAATTCTGGCTATGAAGATAGTTCAAAACAGAATCAGGTAGTTAATAAAACTCATATTCATCCTTTTACAAGACTGAAACCGAAAATTATAAGTGTGCAACACTTTTTGCCAGATGTTTCACTTGCACTCAAGCCACCATTGCTATCTGAAATTGTAAGCAATACAACACAACCTTCGAATAGCCAAGTCTCCTCATCATCCGTTACATTAGATTGTAAGCTTGGTATGcatttggaagaaaaaagactGCGTCTTATGGCTAAGCTGAAAAGTAATCCTCAGACAAAGATAGCTCCAAATAGAGTAAGGTTCAAACAAGTAAATTTAAATGCGAAAATGAATACCAAAGAAAAACATACTATAGCCACATTTTCCACTTATGAACAGAGAAAGAGTTCAACTCAAACAATGTCTGATAATCCAGCAACAAAGcaagttattcaaattcaaaaaaaaacaaaccccAATGCGACAAACAGTAGCAGAGCATCAAGCAAACGGATTTCGGAAAATGAAAGTAATGAGGGAGCACAGCTTACGCAATCCAAAGAAGCTtcggtgaaattaatttctgaagactgtaaacagaaaaaatgtGATGCAGCTCAAAGTGGCACAAAAAAGTCATCTAATATGAATACACACAAAAGTTCtacgataagaaaaaaagactgTAATGCACCTCTGAAAAGTAGAAAATCGATCAGGAGAATACGAAATCGGCAAGTGCTTCAGGAGACTGCCAAAGTTGAGTGTGACTCCAAAATTTGTGATGCGATGAGAAATGAAGATCCATTGACAGTGGGTTTGACTACATTAGATTACGATACCTCACAACCAATGAGTTACACGGAATTGAATGAAGACCTTGGAGCTACTAGCAAAATTATTGATCCAAGACATTCAACCGAACTTATAGCAATTGTATCCCAAAAGTGTGAaacgattttcgaaaaagaTTCCGATGACAAAAATGATGAGGAATGTCCTGTAGAAAATATCACCATTCCAGTGAAAAAAAGTCAGACTGTTCAGTTGTCTAAAGTCGACCAGATCAGAAGGGATCTTTTCAGTGATGAGGAAAATAGCGATCAAAGAACTACTCGTTCGAAAACCCGTCAATTATCGGATACGCAAAAAAGTGAACCTTCTATGCCTGTTTATAGCGCTCAATCCGAACCGAAGATTTGTGAGATTGTGCctaaaaaatcaaaagaagAATTAACAAATGTTTTGGAATGTTTGAAATTAGTTCCGGCGAATAAAACTGAAACAATTGGGAACACAGGCAACAGTTCTCAATTACATATTAACGAGTTGGGTGAATATCAGTTTTTCCATACTGATTCCGTatcaataaagaaaaagagaacaaagTTTCGTAGTAGTAGTTTGGAATATATAATATCTCGGTATCTTGATGATGACAACGGAACAGAATGTCAGAAGGTAATGACATCCACTGCttatgaagaaattttcaatcattctcCAAGACCAAAGAAAAGAGTAGTGGCTAAGAagctgaaaattaaaaattccaaatCCACAAAAGAAGAGGCTCTGAAACCCACAAGTACACTtggaacaaaatttgaaaacgataTAATAGAGACATCAGTTGTTTTATCTTCGAgcgtgaaattaaaaaccgCACCATCCAAAGTTAAGAAGAATGCTACAAAAACGCAAACCAAGAGCCTCATGTTGACTAAGAAAGATGATGAAACGGAGCAT